One stretch of Alcaligenes aquatilis DNA includes these proteins:
- a CDS encoding EamA family transporter — protein sequence MPPATSPTLLPRHLAIILLLMLGSSFAANHIAAKVALDHGTGLIISVIFRSAVATLALSMLLIWRKQALHVPRQYLGWQLLLGALITMQCMLIYSSIARIPVALALLVANMYPILLALLTWILGGHKPTRKTSIIMVAILIGLLLALDTPSLIQGATLDGQWVLGVVCSLLTALTFAMGLWVTENKLAPLPGLVRSFCTISQTLVCLIALSPLGLLPGGSALPHDATGWIALSLVCVLYTTGFVTLFVLAPRLDMTRNAPFMNMEPVASLILGWLILKQTLNSTQLLGGAVVLSGIVALAYQRSPRK from the coding sequence ATGCCCCCCGCCACATCCCCTACCTTACTGCCCCGCCACCTTGCCATTATTTTGCTGTTAATGCTGGGCAGCTCCTTTGCCGCCAACCATATTGCAGCAAAAGTCGCACTGGACCATGGTACCGGGCTGATCATCTCGGTTATTTTCCGCTCCGCCGTGGCTACTCTGGCCTTGAGCATGCTGCTCATCTGGCGCAAACAAGCCTTGCATGTGCCGCGTCAATATCTGGGCTGGCAACTGTTGCTGGGCGCGCTGATCACCATGCAGTGCATGCTGATCTACTCTTCCATCGCGCGTATCCCCGTGGCCCTGGCCTTGCTGGTGGCCAATATGTACCCGATTCTGTTGGCCTTGTTGACCTGGATACTGGGCGGGCACAAACCGACTCGCAAGACCTCCATCATCATGGTGGCCATTCTGATTGGCCTCTTGCTGGCGCTGGACACCCCCAGCCTGATTCAGGGCGCAACGCTGGATGGGCAATGGGTGCTGGGTGTGGTGTGCAGCCTGCTGACGGCCCTGACGTTTGCCATGGGTCTGTGGGTTACAGAAAATAAACTGGCCCCTCTGCCCGGTCTGGTGCGCAGTTTCTGTACCATCAGCCAAACGCTGGTCTGCCTGATTGCGCTCAGCCCCCTGGGACTGCTGCCCGGTGGTTCTGCCTTGCCCCATGACGCCACAGGCTGGATTGCCCTGTCACTGGTCTGTGTGCTGTACACCACGGGCTTTGTCACCCTGTTTGTGCTGGCTCCCCGACTGGACATGACACGCAATGCCCCCTTCATGAACATGGAGCCGGTGGCATCCCTGATTCTGGGCTGGCTGATTTTAAAACAGACCTTGAACTCCACTCAATTGCTGGGTGGAGCGGTGGTGCTAAGCGGGATTGTGGCGCTGGCCTACCAACGCTCCCCACGCAAGTAA